The Pseudomonas triclosanedens genome has a window encoding:
- the fdx gene encoding ISC system 2Fe-2S type ferredoxin: MPQIVFLPNAEHCPEGAVIEAQPGETIIKAALRNGIEIEHACEMSCACTTCHVIVREGFSSMEPSDELEDDMLDKAWGLEPDSRLSCQAVVGDKDLVVEIPKYTINQVSEGH, from the coding sequence ATGCCGCAGATTGTATTTCTGCCGAACGCCGAACATTGCCCTGAGGGTGCGGTGATCGAGGCCCAGCCGGGCGAAACCATCATCAAGGCTGCGCTGCGCAACGGCATCGAGATCGAGCACGCCTGCGAGATGTCCTGTGCCTGCACCACCTGCCATGTGATCGTGCGTGAAGGCTTCAGCTCCATGGAGCCTTCCGACGAGCTGGAAGACGACATGCTGGACAAGGCCTGGGGGCTGGAGCCGGATTCGCGCCTGTCTTGCCAGGCGGTGGTCGGCGACAAGGATCTGGTGGTGGAGATTCCGAAGTACACCATCAACCAGGTGTCCGAAGGTCACTGA
- the hscA gene encoding Fe-S protein assembly chaperone HscA has product MALLQIAEPGQTPQPHQRRLAVGIDLGTTNSLVAAVRSGITAPLPDEHGEVILPSAVRYLADRTEVGESVRANASQDPLNSIISVKRLMGRGLEDVKQLGGQLPYRFIQGESHMPFIETVQGAKSPVEVSAEILRALRQRAESTLGGELVGAVITVPAYFDDAQRQATKDAARLAGLHVLRLLNEPTAAAVAYGLDKNAEGVVAIYDLGGGTFDISILRLTRGVFEVLATGGDTALGGDDFDHAIAGWIIEQAGLSADLDPGAQRSLLQAACAAKEALTDSASVLVGYQGWSGELTRAQLESLIDPLIQRSLKACRRAVRDSGVELEEVSAVVMVGGSTRVPRVRELVGELFGREPLTDIDPDQVVAIGAAIQADALAGNKRGEELLLLDVIPLSLGLETMGGLMEKVIPRNTTIPVARAQEFTTYKDGQTAMMIHVLQGERELVKDCRSLARFELRGIPPMVAGAAKIRVSFQVDADGLLGVSARELSSGVEASIQVKPSYGLTDGEIARMLQDSFQYASDDMAARALREQQVEAQRLLEAVQSALDVDGERLLDADERAVIDAGMEALRELAVGTDTVAIEQQVKRLSQLTDAFAARRMDATVKAALAGRRLNEIEE; this is encoded by the coding sequence ATGGCCCTATTGCAGATCGCCGAGCCCGGCCAGACTCCCCAGCCACACCAGCGTCGCCTGGCCGTGGGGATCGACCTGGGCACCACCAATTCCCTGGTTGCCGCTGTGCGCAGCGGCATCACCGCGCCGCTGCCCGATGAACATGGCGAAGTGATTCTGCCGTCGGCGGTGCGTTATCTCGCTGATCGCACCGAGGTAGGGGAGAGTGTTCGTGCCAATGCCTCCCAGGATCCATTGAATTCCATCATCTCGGTCAAGCGCCTGATGGGGCGTGGCCTGGAAGATGTGAAGCAGCTTGGCGGCCAACTGCCGTATCGCTTCATTCAGGGCGAGTCGCACATGCCCTTCATCGAGACCGTCCAGGGCGCCAAGAGCCCCGTGGAAGTCTCGGCGGAAATCCTGCGAGCGCTGCGCCAGCGTGCCGAATCCACCCTCGGCGGTGAGCTGGTCGGTGCGGTGATTACCGTTCCCGCGTATTTCGACGATGCCCAGCGCCAGGCTACCAAGGACGCTGCGCGTCTGGCAGGCCTGCATGTACTGCGCCTGCTCAACGAACCTACTGCCGCGGCGGTCGCCTACGGGCTGGACAAGAACGCCGAAGGCGTCGTCGCGATTTATGACCTGGGTGGCGGTACTTTCGATATCTCCATCCTGCGCCTGACCCGCGGTGTCTTCGAGGTGCTGGCTACAGGCGGCGACACCGCCCTGGGGGGGGATGATTTCGATCATGCCATCGCTGGCTGGATCATCGAGCAGGCCGGTCTCTCGGCTGACCTCGATCCCGGCGCCCAGCGCAGCCTCCTGCAAGCTGCATGCGCAGCCAAGGAGGCGTTGACCGACAGCGCGAGCGTGCTCGTGGGCTACCAAGGCTGGTCCGGTGAGCTTACTCGTGCGCAACTGGAATCGCTGATCGATCCGCTGATCCAGCGCAGTCTCAAGGCTTGCCGCCGTGCCGTGCGCGACTCCGGCGTGGAGCTGGAGGAAGTCAGTGCCGTAGTCATGGTTGGCGGGTCCACCCGTGTCCCACGCGTGCGTGAGCTGGTGGGTGAGTTGTTCGGACGCGAGCCGTTGACCGATATCGATCCGGACCAGGTGGTCGCCATCGGTGCGGCCATCCAGGCCGATGCGCTTGCCGGCAACAAGCGCGGCGAAGAGCTGCTGCTGCTGGACGTGATTCCTCTGTCGCTTGGCCTGGAAACTATGGGTGGGCTGATGGAGAAGGTGATTCCGCGCAACACCACCATTCCGGTGGCTCGCGCCCAGGAGTTCACTACCTACAAGGATGGCCAGACGGCCATGATGATCCATGTGCTGCAGGGTGAGCGTGAGCTGGTCAAGGATTGCCGCTCCCTGGCGCGCTTCGAATTGCGCGGTATCCCGCCGATGGTGGCGGGTGCGGCGAAGATCCGGGTGAGTTTCCAGGTCGATGCCGATGGCCTGCTGGGAGTTTCTGCCCGCGAACTGTCGTCAGGCGTCGAGGCCAGCATTCAGGTCAAGCCGTCCTATGGCCTGACCGATGGCGAAATCGCCCGTATGCTGCAGGACTCCTTCCAGTATGCCAGTGACGATATGGCAGCCCGCGCCCTGCGCGAGCAGCAGGTCGAGGCGCAGCGCCTGCTGGAGGCTGTGCAGTCGGCCCTGGACGTCGACGGCGAGCGCCTGCTGGATGCCGACGAGCGCGCGGTCATCGATGCTGGCATGGAGGCCCTCCGCGAGCTGGCTGTCGGTACCGACACCGTGGCTATCGAGCAGCAGGTCAAGCGCCTGTCCCAGTTGACCGACGCTTTTGCCGCGCGCCGTATGGACGCCACCGTAAAAGCCGCATTGGCCGGTCGCCGGCTCAACGAAATCGAGGAATGA
- the iscX gene encoding Fe-S cluster assembly protein IscX codes for MSLKWVDVLEIAIQLAESKPDVDPRYVNFVDLHRWVLALPEFSDDPSRGGEKVLEAIQAAWIEEAD; via the coding sequence ATGAGTCTGAAATGGGTTGATGTGCTCGAAATCGCCATCCAACTGGCCGAATCCAAGCCGGATGTCGATCCGCGCTACGTGAATTTCGTCGATCTGCACCGCTGGGTGCTGGCTTTGCCGGAGTTCAGCGACGATCCTTCGCGCGGCGGCGAGAAGGTCCTGGAGGCCATTCAGGCGGCCTGGATCGAAGAGGCGGACTGA
- the ndk gene encoding nucleoside-diphosphate kinase has product MALQRTFSIIKPDAVAKNVIGEILTRFEKAGLRVVASKMVQLSEREAGGFYAEHKERPFFKDLVAFMTSGPVVVQVLEGEDAILRNRELMGATDPKKADAGTIRADFAVSIDENAVHGSDSEASAAREIAYFFSSTEVCERIR; this is encoded by the coding sequence ATGGCCCTGCAACGTACCTTCTCCATCATCAAGCCCGACGCTGTTGCCAAGAACGTCATCGGCGAAATCCTGACCCGCTTCGAAAAAGCCGGTCTGCGCGTCGTAGCTTCCAAGATGGTCCAACTGTCCGAGCGCGAAGCCGGTGGTTTCTACGCCGAGCACAAAGAGCGTCCCTTCTTCAAGGATCTGGTTGCCTTCATGACTTCCGGTCCGGTCGTCGTCCAGGTTCTGGAAGGCGAAGACGCCATTCTGCGCAACCGTGAGCTGATGGGCGCCACCGACCCGAAGAAAGCCGACGCCGGCACCATCCGTGCCGACTTCGCCGTCTCCATCGACGAGAACGCCGTACACGGTTCCGACTCGGAAGCTTCCGCTGCTCGCGAAATCGCTTACTTCTTCTCCAGCACCGAGGTGTGCGAGCGCATCCGCTGA